The genomic segment ttgggtgtctggaatggggagagttgcatggatggaatggggagagttgggtgtcTGGAATGGGGAGAGTTGGGAGTCTGGAATGGGAAGAGTTGGGAGTCTGGAATGGGAAGAGTTGGGTGTCTGGAATTGGGAGAGTTGGGTGGATGGAATTGGGCGAGTTGGGTGGAtggaatggggagagttgggtggatggaatggggagagttgcgtggatggaatggggagagttgcgtggatggaatggggagagttgggtgtctggaatggggagagttgggtgtctggaatggggagagttgggtgtctggaatggggagagttgggtggATGGAATGGGGCGAGTTGGGAGTCTGgaatggggagtgttgggtggatggaatggggagagttgggtgtctggaatggggagagttgggtgtctggaatggggagagttgcgtggatggaatggggagagttgggtgtctggaatggggagagttgggtgtctggaatggggagagttgggtgtctggaatggggagagttgggtgtctggaatggggagagttgggtgtctggaatggggagagttgggtgtctggaatggggagagttgggtgtctggaatggggagagttgggtgtcTGGTATGGGGAGAGTTGGGTGTCTGGAATGGGGAGAGTTGCGTGTCTGGAATGGGGAGAGTTACGTGGAtggaatggggagagttgggtgtctggaatggggagtgttgggtggatggaatggggagagttgggtgtctggaatggggagagttgggtgtctggaatggggagagttgcgtggatggaatggggagagttgggtgtctggaatggggagagttgggtgtctggaatggggagagttgggtgtctggaatggggagagttgggtgtctggaatggggagagttgggtgtctggaatggggagagttgggtgtctggaatggggagagttgggtgtctggaatggggagagttgggtgtctggaatggggagagttgggtgtctggaatggggagagttgggtgtctggaatggggagagttgggtggATGGAATGGGGCGAGTTGGGTGGAtggaatggggagagttgggtggatggaatggggagagttgcgtggatggaatggggagagttgcgtggatggaatggggagagttgggtgtctggaatggggagagttgggtgtctggaatggggagtgttgggtgtctggaatggggagagttgggtgtctggaatggggagagttgggtggatggaatggggagagttgggtgtctggaatggggagagttgggtgtctggaatggggagagttgggtggATGGAATGGGGCGAGTTGGGTGTCTGGAATGGGGAGAGTTGCGGGGCAAAGCTGGATAATTGTTAATTTCAAACAACTGGtgtcatgatgggctgaatggagttcTGTAGTGGAACGATTCTGTGACCTTTAAATCTCTTTGCTCATCCATGGTTCATAGTTCCTCAGCAGCTTTGTAACAGTCACCTCCCCCAAAAAAACTCCACAAGATTAATCAACATGGTCAACGTTGCACAAATGCACATACTCTGATCAGGTCCTAACTTGGCTGAATGCTCAGCTACTCTGCGCCTTTCCGCTGTGTGTAGTTTAGTGCCatctggtatgttggccttcatagcgagaggatttgagtacaggaatagagatgttttactgcaatggtATGGGGCATTGgtaaggccgcacctggagtattgtgttcagttttggtgtctttatctgaggaaggatgttcctatggagggagtgcagcgaaggtttaccaggctaattcctgggatggcgggactgtgatTTGAGgatagactaagtcggttaggattatattcattggagttcagaagagtgagacgggttctcatagaaacttctaaaattcaacaggactagacaggtagattcagaaagaatgtttccgatggtgggggagtccagaactaggagtcatagtttgaggataaggggtaaaccttttaggactgaggtgaggggaaatttcttcacccagagagcggtgaatctgtggaattcactaccacagaaagtagtcgaaGCCAAAAcatttgtgtaatttcaagaaggaattagatatagctcttggggctaaagagatcaagggatattggggggggggggagggattgaacttgatgatcaaccaagtcacccaaggccagaattgaacccgggtccctggtgctgtgaggcagcagtgctaaccgtgctgcccaagtctctTTTTGCTTCTATCTTTGAAGCACAAAATTACCTGTGCTCAATGTTGATTGTTTTGTTTTGCTATTTTCTGGATTGAATAATCTCTGGTGCATTTAATCGCTTCTTTCCCCATCCCCAGGGAATCCCAATACTGATAATTGGTCACCACATCTTGTATGGTAAAATCAGCCACCTGGAAAGACCATTTGTGGTGCTGGTAAAAAAGATCTGCACACGAGCAGGAGCCGAGAGTGCGATAGAAACTGAGAGAGTGGAGCAAGGAGTGGGTGAAGAAAGTGCATCATGTTGCTACCACGTCACCGCGATCATCAAGAAAAAAATCATCTTCAAAACCCGTCCAAAGCCCATTATTACCAATGTGCCTAAAAAGCTATAGTGGGACTGTGCCCACTTACAGGACTGGTCCGGAACAGCAGATCTCCATATTGGCAGGTGACTGAACACTAGACGCTCAATGCCAGTTTGTGACATTCACCGAGTGTTTGCAGAATTTTCTCAGGGACTCTACCTCAGAAAGTAGATCCTTAAAGATGAACCTGTGTCTAAAACAGATTTGATTACAAACATGTTCATTTAAAATATTTGCCTTTGTTGGTATTTTCTTCTCACTAACAATATCTTGTGAGGAAGCTGTGAATCGGGGCTTTTGGTGCAATTGGAGAACTGCACAGAAGGCAAATATATTTATAGGAATATTTCACTAATTGGAGCAATATAAAAATGTGTAACCTGTGTTGGCTCATACACAATAGGATCTGCTGGCCTGAGCTACAGACAGGATCTGACACACCACCTTGAGGTCCTCATCAACATTGATGCCAATTTTCAGGCAATTTGATTTGCTCTGGGAGATATCCTGAAATGACCGAGTGCCCAGGGTACAGCAAACTCTGTGGGCCCTGAGAACATCTGGCAAGAACGCTGAAACCTTTTGCTCCAGAATTAGATCCCACCTCCAgccagctgttccagtacagctacaacagtggCATCTGAACGACAAAGTGGAATATGCAGCAatatctggacaatattcaggtttgggctgataatcaCCAAGTAATGTTCGTGACATACGAGTGTCAAACATTAGTCCTTTATAGCCCGAAATATAATAGACAACAAGGAAATGACAGCAGTTAAACTACTTCacggaggaagacacaaataactttccTGGAAATGCTAGGGAACCAAGGGTTTAGTGAGAAGAGGAATTGAAGGTAATTGGTATTGGCAAAAAAATCGTGCTGGGAAAATTAATTAAACTGAAGGGCAATAAATcatcagggcctgataatctacatcccagagtactaaaggaAGTTGCCCTTGAAATAGTGGTTGCGTTTGTTGTCATCTTCCAAAGTTcagtagattctggaacagtcctggcAGACTGGATGATGACAAATGTAAGCCCATTGCTTAGAAATATCTataaaatgctagagtccattataaaagattcaatagcagagcacttggaaagcagtggcaggattggacagtcagcatggtttacaaaagggaaatcatacttgtcaaatctactggaattcttcaaggatgtaactagtagagttgatgaggggaagccagtggatgttggtttatttggattttcagaaggcttttgacaaagtcccatatgagagattagtgtgtaaaattaaagcgggtGGGATTGGGGGCAGTGTACTGAGatggtagaaaactggttggcagaccggaaacagagtaggaataaatgggtctttttacaaatgtcaggcagtaactagtggggtgccacagtgaTCAGTAcaagaccccagctattcacaaggtatattaatttagatgagggaacaaaatctaTAGAGCGGGAAGAACAATATTTGCGCCAAAAGAGGGACGAAGAAGAAATGCAGCTGAAAGGAAATCAGAGTTTGAAATACAAACTAAGATAGCAATTTAAAATGAAAGTTTATGAAGTGTTTGAAGACTAGCAAGGTTCAATTATGAATGGAGGAGGTggaatgatttcccttttgtaaatccatgctgactgtccgatcctgccactgttttccaagtgccacctgggacacccgagagac from the Scyliorhinus torazame isolate Kashiwa2021f chromosome 10, sScyTor2.1, whole genome shotgun sequence genome contains:
- the chtf8 gene encoding chromosome transmission fidelity protein 8 homolog — its product is YSPEGGSGPEWLMLELQGEIEARGHSGLPGNLMGDLHFSTEGIPILIIGHHILYGKISHLERPFVVLVKKICTRAGAESAIETERVEQGVGEESASCCYHVTAIIKKKIIFKTRPKPIITNVPKKL